In Aegilops tauschii subsp. strangulata cultivar AL8/78 chromosome 3, Aet v6.0, whole genome shotgun sequence, one genomic interval encodes:
- the LOC109739438 gene encoding Bowman-Birk type trypsin inhibitor isoform X3, with protein MGMKRCIVPSILLMLALQSAALLVAGDVGAILLPSQGQDEAAMAAKKRPWKCCDQAVCTRSIPPICRCMDQVFECPSTCKACGPSVGDPSRHVCQDQYVGDPGPICRPWECCDSPTCTKSNPPTCRCGDEVDKCAPTCKTCLPSRPRPSRRVCLDSYFGPFPPACTPKAVAAGGN; from the exons ATGGGGATGAAGCGATGCATCGTTCCTAGCATCCTGCTGATGCTTGCACTGCAGTCTGCAGccctcctcgtcgccggcgacgtgGGCGCCATTCTCCTGCCGAGCCAAGGCCAAG ACGAAGCAGCCATGGCGGCCAAGAAGAGGCCGTGGAAGTGCTGCGACCAGGCGGTGTGCACCCGCTCCATCCCGCCGATCTGCCGCTGCATGGACCAGGTTTTCGAGTGCCCCTCCACCTGCAAGGCCTGCGGGCCGTCCGTGGGCGACCCGTCCCGCCACGTCTGCCAAGACCAGTACGTCGGCGACCCCGGGCCCATCTGCCGGCCGTGGGAGTGCTGCGACTCGCCTACCTGCACTAAGTCCAACCCGCCGACGTGCCGCTGCGGGGACGAGGTCGACAAGTGTGCTCCGACCTGCAAGACCTGCCTGCCGTCCAGGCCGCGCCCCTCCCGCCGCGTCTGCCTCGACAGCTACTTCGGGCCCTTCCCGCCCGCATGCACGCCCAAGGCTGTCGCCGCCGGCGGTAACTAG
- the LOC109739438 gene encoding Bowman-Birk type trypsin inhibitor isoform X2 → MGMKRCIVPSILLMLALQSAALLVAGDVGAILLPSQGQVADEAAMAAKKRPWKCCDQAVCTRSIPPICRCMDQVFECPSTCKACGPSVGDPSRHVCQDQYVGDPGPICRPWECCDSPTCTKSNPPTCRCGDEVDKCAPTCKTCLPSRPRPSRRVCLDSYFGPFPPACTPKAVAAGGN, encoded by the exons ATGGGGATGAAGCGATGCATCGTTCCTAGCATCCTGCTGATGCTTGCACTGCAGTCTGCAGccctcctcgtcgccggcgacgtgGGCGCCATTCTCCTGCCGAGCCAAGGCCAAG TTGCAGACGAAGCAGCCATGGCGGCCAAGAAGAGGCCGTGGAAGTGCTGCGACCAGGCGGTGTGCACCCGCTCCATCCCGCCGATCTGCCGCTGCATGGACCAGGTTTTCGAGTGCCCCTCCACCTGCAAGGCCTGCGGGCCGTCCGTGGGCGACCCGTCCCGCCACGTCTGCCAAGACCAGTACGTCGGCGACCCCGGGCCCATCTGCCGGCCGTGGGAGTGCTGCGACTCGCCTACCTGCACTAAGTCCAACCCGCCGACGTGCCGCTGCGGGGACGAGGTCGACAAGTGTGCTCCGACCTGCAAGACCTGCCTGCCGTCCAGGCCGCGCCCCTCCCGCCGCGTCTGCCTCGACAGCTACTTCGGGCCCTTCCCGCCCGCATGCACGCCCAAGGCTGTCGCCGCCGGCGGTAACTAG
- the LOC109739438 gene encoding Bowman-Birk type trypsin inhibitor isoform X1 has translation MGMKRCIVPSILLMLALQSAALLVAGDVGAILLPSQGQGTLADEAAMAAKKRPWKCCDQAVCTRSIPPICRCMDQVFECPSTCKACGPSVGDPSRHVCQDQYVGDPGPICRPWECCDSPTCTKSNPPTCRCGDEVDKCAPTCKTCLPSRPRPSRRVCLDSYFGPFPPACTPKAVAAGGN, from the exons ATGGGGATGAAGCGATGCATCGTTCCTAGCATCCTGCTGATGCTTGCACTGCAGTCTGCAGccctcctcgtcgccggcgacgtgGGCGCCATTCTCCTGCCGAGCCAAGGCCAAGGTACGC TTGCAGACGAAGCAGCCATGGCGGCCAAGAAGAGGCCGTGGAAGTGCTGCGACCAGGCGGTGTGCACCCGCTCCATCCCGCCGATCTGCCGCTGCATGGACCAGGTTTTCGAGTGCCCCTCCACCTGCAAGGCCTGCGGGCCGTCCGTGGGCGACCCGTCCCGCCACGTCTGCCAAGACCAGTACGTCGGCGACCCCGGGCCCATCTGCCGGCCGTGGGAGTGCTGCGACTCGCCTACCTGCACTAAGTCCAACCCGCCGACGTGCCGCTGCGGGGACGAGGTCGACAAGTGTGCTCCGACCTGCAAGACCTGCCTGCCGTCCAGGCCGCGCCCCTCCCGCCGCGTCTGCCTCGACAGCTACTTCGGGCCCTTCCCGCCCGCATGCACGCCCAAGGCTGTCGCCGCCGGCGGTAACTAG